DNA sequence from the Primulina huaijiensis isolate GDHJ02 unplaced genomic scaffold, ASM1229523v2 scaffold9279, whole genome shotgun sequence genome:
TGAACCCTTGATCAAACTTGAccctaacacaccctaggaCATGACAATAAGCAGCTTTGGGAGCCtaggaaccgagccaacctgaAAATCAANTCCtaggaaccgagccaacctgaaaatcaacaaaacaagcAAGGGCCGTGACCTGCACAAGATGGCCGAGAATGAACTATGGtgctcaaaaatattttcttgtggtTTCTTGCTATAAAATCGaagccatgcatatatatcatactaaaaatatgtaatacacttgattgatgagaaaaaggaagaaaatacacatgccttaatttgtttttacaataaacatCACAATACGTCAGATCGGGAGACACGGCAACGGAAATGAAGAAACTTTGCTAatgttgttgtcttggccaagaatggggGATGCTAAATCTCCTAATTTTCGTGCTAGGGAGAGTGGAGAAGGTGGTGAATGcttgtggtcaaataaggtggtGCATTGGGAGTAAATGATGTCAAGTTGGGGGACATGCATGTTGAATGGTTGTCATTTGCTTTCTTGTTGTTGGGGgagttaaatggtgtcaagttgGGATTGTGTGGAGTAGAATATGACCGAGAGTTGAATACCCAATTGTGTaggatttgtttaagttttgctaaataaaatcctaggttagataagattgattaaaagttaattaagcacaatctagatgaattaagaagtctataattaaattggtgattaattaatttaagtagacttaaatccacttgatttcaacaaaataatttatttcttagcttgaaataaatttaggaatatttttggatcataaaatttatctctgattcctatctccggtccggtctcgcgtatatatctaaaaagctaaaatttgaaatacgcgatttaaaatccttaaaaataacgtaaatgatttaaatgcaattaaatctacaatttcttaaaagaataaccattgaaaattaaataatagaaattttgcacatatatacgcatattggttgtttcggtactacaacactcccccccttaaataaaatttcgtccttgaaattagaactcaccgaataaATCTGGAAAGCGACTCCGCATCTCTGACTGtgactcccaagtagcttcctcattggaatgattaagccacttgaccttcactgatttgatcaccttgtttcgaagcttcttctctttacggtctaagatctgcactggtctctcttcataagacaagttcggaGAAAACTGCAACGACTCAAAATTCAACACATGAGAAGGGTTCGCtaaatatttcctcaacatcgacacatggaacacattgtgtactccggccagattcggcggaagagcaacacgatatgctaatgtcccaactctgtcgaggatctcaaatggtccgatgaacctcggactaagcttccccttctttccgaatctcatgacacccttcatcggtgctatcttcacgaaaacatggtcgccaacggcaaactctagatctctcctcctccggtcggcataactcttctgtcgactctgagcagtccttatcctgtcacggatcttgactactgtaTCGGCTGCCTGTTgaacaatctccggacccaactctgatctctcacctacttcatcccaatgaataggcgatctgcacttccttccgtacagtgcttcataaggagccatacctatagacgactgaaagctgttgttataggtaaactccactaatggcaacttcgattcccagctccctgagaaatcgatgacacaagcacggagaagatcctccaagatctgaataactctctctgattgaccatctgtctgagggtgaaaagctgtgctaaacaacaacttcgttccCATCTctgaatgcagactcttccaaaacgaggaagtgaatctcggatctctgtcagaaacaatagagacTGGGATaccgtgcaatcggactatctcacggatatataactcagcatactgaatcatggagaaagtcgtcttaataggcaagaaatgagctgacttggtaagacgatcaacaatcacccatatagcatttgaaCCTCTAGCCGACTTCGGTAAACCAACCACGAAATCCATGTtaatgttctcccacttccactcgggaatgggaagtggcttgagtaagccggctggtctctgatgttcagctttcacaagctgacaagtcaaacactcggatacaaatctcctaatctctctcttcataccgggccaccaatataatatctgcagatccttgtacatcttcgtactcccaggatgaatagagtacgggaACATGTGGGCCTCAGCTAATAtgtctgctcgaatagaatcgctgctaggaacccatatcctatcTCTATAACGAACAATGCCATCACTCACTGTGTACAAAGCACTGCCCTTCGTCCCAtctctctgtctccacttcgccaactgctcatcagatgactgaccgttgcgaatacggtctaataaagaagacttaatcatcaaggtagatagacggggaactctacctcgagtataaatctctagatcaaatctctgaatctcactCTGAAGAGGCCTATGAactgtcaaatgagccatcactacGACTTtccggctcaaagcatctgctactacattagctttaccaggatggtagctaatgtcactgTCATAATCCTTGACTAACTCCAACCAatgcctctgacgcatattcaactctttctgcgtgaagaagtacttgagactcttgtggtcggtaaagatctgacacttctctccgtatagataatgcctccaaatcttcaaggcaaatactacagcatctaactcaagatcatgagtagggtagttcttctcgtggatcttcaactgacgagaagcatacgctattactttcccatgttgcatcaacactgcgcctagaccgagcttcgaaNNNNNNNNNNNNNNNNNNNNNNNNNNNNNNNNNNNNNNNNNNNNNNNNNNNNNNNNNNNNNNNNNNNNNNNNNNNNNNNNNNNNNNNNNNNNNNNNNNNNNNNNNNNNNNNNNNNNNNNNNNNNNNNNNNNNNNNNNNNNNNNNNNNNNNNNNNNNNNNNNNNNNNNNNNNNNNNNNNNNNNNNNNNNNNNNNNNNNNNNNNNNNNNNNNNNNNNNNNNNNNNNNNNNNNNNNNNNNNNNNNNNNNNNNNNNNNNNNNNNNNNNNNNNNNNNNNNNNNNNNNNNNNNNNNNNNNNNNNNNNNNNNNNNNNNNNNNNNNNNNNNNNNNNNNNNNNNNNNNNNNNNNNNNNNNNNNNNNNNNNNNNNNNNNNNNNNNNNNNNNNNNNNNNNNNNNNNNNNNNNNNNNNNNNNNNNNNNNNNNNNNNNNNNNNNNNNNNNNNNNNNNNNNNNNNNNNNNNNNNNNNNNNNNNNNNNNNNNNNNNNNNNNNNNNNNNNNNNNNNNNNNNNNNNNNNNNNNNNNNNNNNNNNNNNNNNNNNNNNNNNNNNNNNNNNNNNNNNNNNNNNNNNNNNNNNNNNNNNNNNNNNNNNNNNNNNNNNNNNNNNNNNNNNNNNNNNNNNNNNNNNNNNNNNNNNNNNNNNNNNNNNNNNNNNNNNNNNNNNNNNNNNNNNNNNNNNNNNNNNNNNNNNNNNNNNNNNNNNNNNNNNNNNNNNNNNNNNNNNNNNNNNNNNNNNNNNNNNNNNNNNNNNNNNNNNNNNNNNNNNNNNNNNNNNNNNNNNNNNNNNNNNNNNNNNNNNNNNNNNNNNNNNNNNNNNNNNNNNNTCATCGGGAAAAACGTCTTAAAAGTCCCTGAAAACTGGGACATCTGCAACTGACTGGCTGGAGACCTCGGGAACAGATATAATGGTCGCAATGAATGCTCGACAACCCCTaagcatgagcttcctagcctgaataCAAGATATCATGATAGGAAAATTAAAGTACCGGTCAGGTTCAAATAGGAATTGCTCCCTTccaagcggtcggactagaacagatctccgctgaaaatcAATAAGTACTCTGTTCTTGTgcaaccaatccatcccaaggatAATATCGAACTCTGGCATTGGCAGCATGATCAAATCCGCATAgacaagatttccatgaagCTCGAGGTTTATGTCTCGTACTACGCTAgtcgctgccatctcctcgccagATGGAATAACCACAGAATACGCCACATCCAATCCAATCGTCTTGACCTCGATGGAATTCGCAAAGGTCTCatatatgaatgaatgagtggATCCTGAATCAATCAAGGCGTTCGTAGAAGCTCCGCCTATAAATATTcttcctgaaaggttggaacatctaTCTAAAGCCAATAACTAACCAGAATTAAtcctatagacatgcaaaggtcaaagttcttctaacttagaTTCCCAAAACGACCCGTATAGAACATGCAATCTTATCACAATTTCTAAGTTCAAATCTTATAACCCAATAATTCAaagcaattaatcccaaaatgctgaattaaatatgctaaaattttcccaaataaaaacttaaagatttaagatacctgtcaagaGCATTGTCCCTAAGTTTGCCTCCGCTGTATGGAGTGCaaacactctgccctgagtaGAAAATGTCCCCTGAGGACAATCCTTTAGCAAATGGCCTGTACCGC
Encoded proteins:
- the LOC140970582 gene encoding uncharacterized protein: MYGSGKCFMCGGTGHLLKDCPQGTFSTQGRVFALHTAEANLGTMLLTDRCSNLSGRIFIGGASTNALIDSGSTHSFIYETFANSIEVKTIGLDVAYSVVIPSGEEMAATSVVRDINLELHGNLVYADLIMLPMPEFDIILGMDWLHKNRVLIDFQRRSVLVRPLGREQFLFEPDRYFNFPIMISCIQARKLMLRGCRAFIATIISVPEVSSQSVADVPVFRDF